A window from Streptomyces sp. NBC_00271 encodes these proteins:
- a CDS encoding MarR family winged helix-turn-helix transcriptional regulator, protein MNADVPHRTTPSRVTDRPGDASPFALGLLLRRAHWRAAAVMEEALRPLGIELRHFAVLIVLVDRGPTVQRDLAAATGSDKAGIMRVVDDLERRGLAVRKNVPGDRRVRAVEITPEGVELFDAAHVAAAPLAEHLVAELGPGEPEQLTDLLTRFAHPAGGEA, encoded by the coding sequence ATGAACGCCGACGTTCCCCACCGGACCACCCCCTCACGTGTGACCGACCGTCCCGGGGACGCCTCGCCCTTCGCTCTCGGCCTGCTGCTGCGCCGGGCGCACTGGCGCGCGGCCGCGGTGATGGAGGAGGCGCTTCGGCCGCTCGGCATCGAGCTGCGGCATTTCGCCGTGCTGATCGTGCTGGTCGACCGCGGACCCACGGTGCAGCGGGACCTGGCGGCGGCGACGGGGTCGGACAAGGCGGGAATCATGCGGGTCGTGGACGACCTGGAGCGCAGGGGACTGGCCGTGCGCAAGAACGTTCCGGGGGACCGGCGGGTGCGGGCGGTGGAGATCACGCCCGAGGGCGTGGAGCTCTTCGACGCAGCTCATGTGGCGGCGGCGCCGCTGGCCGAACATCTGGTCGCCGAACTGGGGCCCGGCGAGCCCGAGCAGCTGACGGATCTGCTGACCCGGTTTGCCCATCCCGCAGGCGGCGAGGCGTAA